The DNA window ACTTTCCATGTAACAAAGAGCCTTTGGGACTCAGTTCCCAGCCAGGGTTGTAGTCAATGACCAAAGAAACAGCACTTACATTCTTCTCCTGCCATTTCAGCTCACTAAGGGCTGCTTCCATGtctctcatcctcttcctcagtGCAAACTCTGTAGCTATACGCTGAGCATCCAGCTCATTGTTTGTCTGAGGAGACAACAGCCCCAGTCACACATGGCTGCAAGGTGTCTGTGTCCCCCCCAAGCTGTGCCTGGAAGGTGGGACAAGCCCAGGAGCAAAACCAGTCAGGTTTGGCTGCTCCCACATGTGTGCAGGTcacacttccccagcagccagaaGGTGGGGATTAATGGCCAGGAACATGTCCTCCAGCTTGCTGAGACTGCTGCAAACTTTCCAGCATAACCAAGCTCCTACTTAAACCAGGAGGGAAGCTGCACCCAGACAGATCCAGAGACATGCCTGCTACTCTCCCACACCAGATCCAGAATGGCAGCACAGATTCCAGACCAAGGAAGCAGTTTACCTGGGCAATGGTAAGTGTGATTGCTCCTCGGAGATCAACCGAGGCTTTCAATTCTGCCTCAGCACGCTCCTTGTTGCGCCGGCTGTTCAGCTCCCACTCCTGAAGTGCAGTTGTTCTGTGAAGAAGTCAGTTAGGAAAATAAATTGAGTGTTCGCAAGACATTTTAAAGGAACCACCTGCTGCAGGCCAAGGTGGCAGCACAAAATGATTCTGGAAAGCTGGAGGTCACATCTTCCCTGATCTCCTCAGAGACTAAACACCACCAGGCCCAACATCTGCTCCACCAGGGACACATCCAAACCATGGAAAGGAATGCCAGGCAACTGAAAATGTGCAGCAGGTCCCCTTGAGCTGGGCCAGAGTGTCACTGCTGAGTGTCACTTAcagccaggcaggaggcaggcagggcaccTGGCCCCCACTGGGTTTGTGGTGACAATTTAGCTATCTCCCAAAAATCTGTGGCTTCCCCATGCCGCAGCCAATTTCTGTTCTGAGCCTCTCCAAAACTGTTCCCACCAAGCCTGGACACAGCATGGAAGGAAAAAGCAACCCAGGGCTTGGGGCAGATTTAACCACAGGAGGACAGAGTTTCCTTACCCATCTGGGATCCGTGTTGGGTTGACCTTGAAGGAGATGTTGCCAGAGGTGGGATTGAAGGACACGCACTGTCGATCAAGCTCCAACGCTTCCACCTTGTGCCGGTGgtcacagctcagctgctgacGAGCTTCCTTTAAGAGGCTGtggagagccaggctggagtcAGCACGGAgcaggcccagggcaggggcagctcacAATTCCTAAAGCCTTCATCACTATGTCAGTCACCTTAGTGAAATGAATGATGAGCTCTGGTCCTCCCTGGGAACTGGGCCTgacctgcccagcactgcctgcctggctggTATCACCCTGGAGAATGGAGCTGTGAAGGATTCCCACAGAGTATCAGGGCCTGGGAGCTTTGACATCTTGTGGCCACTGATTCCTAAAGCAAGGCAGGTGGCACAAGAGATCTGGGACAAAATTTCCAAATGGTCCTTGTGAAGTTGCCCTTGACAAACCCTTTCCTGCCAAATCCCCAATCTTGAAAATCGTCCAGGGTACCTGTGTGgttccctgcctgcctgcccatcTCAGTGTGGCATTAAAGGCATTAAGTATCTGGGGCCAAGCAAGGAGAGCAGAGTCATCAGCCAACAGCTGTAACTCCTCACCAGAGCTGTCTGAAGGCATCATCCACTCTCTGCTGCAGGTCTTTCTTGGTTTTCTCAATCACCTTCACCTCTTTGTGTAACTCCTCTTCCACAGGATCCCTCACCACATCAATGTCACGACGGCTCTCACGGAAAGTCAGGCACTCAATGGCAACATCCAAACACAAGTTCTTTGCCTGGATggcattttctgctgcttccttcaCCTGGAAGAAGCAATCAGGTATCAGAGATTTCCCACCACTATTCCCTATGTAAATCCAAACATTTTTGAAGGATGGTGTTAACATATTTCTTATTATCCTTCAGTGCTTTATATAAAgtccaaacaacaaaacccacccagaaaTCCAAACAGAAGCGTGTAATATACAGCTGCATGAGATGGCTTTGCTCAGCCAAGAACAcagtggtttgttttccagaaaGTCATTCCATCAAGTATGGATCTCAGTATaaaatatacacatatatatatgtatataaatttatCTAGTGAGAAGCCCCCCCTTGAACTCCAGATGGGCTTGCCCATTGCACAAGACAAGCCTCAATTATTCCACATCCCATGTTGAGAGTGTAAGTTCATTTCCAGCCATCTGCCTTCCCAACATACTTTGCTTAAGGCATCAATTTCCAAATCTATGTCTGCGAGGCATTTGGCCAGGGCCTCTCTCCATTTGTCCACAGTGGTGATACGATCTTTGAGGTGGGTTCGGCTGTTGTGCTCATCCCATTTTGCCTGGAATTAGAGAGAAATGCCattactctttttaaaattgtagTTGTGAATCTTGCTGAAACCTTTCCCCGTTTTCAGGACTGACTGAGCCTCTCACAGGAATACAACACGTTGCCATTTGGAATCACAATCATTTACACAAATGGAGAGCACAGAGAACAACATCAGTGGCAGTGAATGTGAGAAACACACATGGGGATTTAGTGACAGTACAGATATATCATTGCAGGTGGGTTTACAGGGAGTAAATGTCCATACTTAGCATGTTCTGTACAGGTAAAGCCCTTTATTCCCTCATCCATACACCCAAATCTAGACActctccccagctcctcagccccaCTATCCTGACAAAGCTGTGAGCAGCCCCCCTGGCAGAGAGCTCACCTGGTTGCCAGTGTCATTGCGGAGAACTCGTCCTTCCTGCCGGATGTGATGGGAATTAAAACGCTGCTGTTCGGCGTTGGCCGAGATGAGGCGGGAGTTGTTCTGCCAGTCCGGCAAGGTGAAGCGCTGGCCTGGCTTTACACTCAGCGAGGCCATCTTGCTGAACAGGTGACTGAAAGGGAGCAGAAGATTTGTGTGTTTATTCATGGAAATACACCTGAAATGGAGCTGCAGCCAAAAACTACAAAGCtcttcaggagaaaagcagcagcaagctgCAACCTGGCACCTGGCCTAATGCAGATACATGTCCTTAAAATGGGGGAGCGCAAGGGCAGGTGATGGGAGGCATCCTCTGCCTCggtctggggggaaaaaccctgTCCCATCTATCCCTCACTAGGAATGTAACTGTTTGCAGGGACAAGGAGCTGCTCACAGCATATGGTATTTACTGAGCTTCGACAAAAACGGCTGAGGATGTGACTGATTCTGTTGTGCTGCCGCTGAAGGCTTAGCGCAGGGCTATGACCCCCGGGACTCCAAGGCTTTGAAAGAACAGCAGAGTGTTCAGTCTCCTTTTTTACCCAGCACACCCTGCACAACGGGCAGAAGCTACAGACCCCACTCCAGGAGGTCCGAGGAGCTCCCgagggggctgcaggtgccCAAACCCACGGTCGGGGTCAGTTCTGGGGCAGAATCCCTTGGCAGCGGGATATCTATTCCATGtctgccccagccccgcggGCACAGTGCGCTGGGCGGAGCTGCTTGAGAACCGACCCCAAGGCTGACCCAGGAGATCCTGAAGGAAGGAAGCCCGGAGAGAGGGCACAAAGGGCCGCGGGGCACAGGGGTCCGACTGTAGGTGAAGGGGAaagaggggaaggggagaaagagggaaagggcTCAGCAGCCGGCTCGGAAGGAGCCTCACCTCGGCTGCTACGAGGGCACTCAGCTCCTCCGGGCCGACCATGCTCCTGTCCCGccgcagggccgggccgggccgctcTGTCCCCTCACCGTTACCGGCTgatttccccctctcccctcaccGTTCCCGGCCGatcccctctctcccctcacCGTTCCCTGTCGatcccctctctcccctcacCGTTCCCGGCCGattccccctctcccttcaCCGTTCCCGGCCGatcccctctctcccctcacCGTTCCCGGCCGatcccctctctcccctcacCGTTCCCGGCCGattccccctctcccttcaCCGTTCCCGGCcgctttcccctctcccctcaccGTTACCGGCCGATCCCCTCTCTCCCTTCACGGTTCCCGGCCGatcccctctctcccctcacCGTTCCCGGCCgattcctcctctcccctcacCGTTCCCGGCcgctttcccctctcccctcaccGTTCCCCGCTCTCGCCCCGGGCTCGCGCGGGGCCGTTGCAGGGCGGCCCCAGCGGCGGCTCTTGGGGGGTGTCGGTGACAAGGACACCGCAAACCGCAGCAAAGCGGCGCCCAAATCAGCGACAAATActactgtttaaaaaaatcccacgAAATGCCCCATAAAGCAGGAAGGAGCCAGGGCTGTCCACTTCCAGAGCCCTTTGCCATTTCCACAGCAGCCATCCTGCCCCAGGATGGCTGTGTGCACTTCAACAAGctcttgtattttttaaaaatttagtaAAAtggcatttgtattttttaaaaatttagttAAATggcattaaaatacaaaaaaagacagaaagtaAATGGTTTTCAGTCCTTGGATGTGCCTGGTGCCTCCCTCCACATCCACCCACCCAGACCAATATCTGCTCCCTGCTTTgggattaaataaaaatgatgcAAGTAAAAATAAAGCCTCACACATGTgcatttcaaaaaaaatttatttttcaaatgaatACAGTTCGTTTACAATACACTCAAGTTGATGGTATCTATAGCCAGCAGAGATCGATGACTGCTGTGTCCTATACACAGTCGTACAGAGGTTACAGATGCCTACGAGAGGGAAGGAACAGTGAAAGAAGTCGACATTTTACTGTGCTGGAAGGAAAGCAACTCTTGCAACAGGTAGAAAATTTTGGCAAGAACAATTTGtccagaaagggaaaaggggcagagGACACGGCTTCTGCTTAGCAAGTACATCTCAAACACCGACACGTTCCCTCCCACCCCGCACGGCTGCAGCCCACGGTACAAAGAGGCACACATGGTCAAGATGGTTAAGTAAAAATAAAGGCTTTTACCAGTTTGTTTGCCATCCATCTACAATCTATTTGTGCAACGTCTCAAGTCACAGCTCTACTTTAGTCTTGAAACATTTCCCTTTTGCTTCGAAAGCCCCCAGGACCTTTACGGTGGGAACACATTCAAGCTCCTGCCGAAGCAATGGGACACCAAAACAGGGGAGCAGTTACCAGCATATGAGAAAGAGCAGACACATGGGACAGGATCAATCCACCAGACTGATTTATTAGAATTTGATTCAGAAAAGGAATCCCAAACAGcatgagtttttctttttttgaacaATATAAACCCATGGTATTAAATACACAAAATTTCTATGTGTGACATTGCTTCCAGCAGTCTCCAAAACTAACACAGCTCACTGGCCAGTGAGCACACACAATGCCACCTGAGCCAccttctccccaaaatcctttCATATTAGCTTGTAACCAAATGCTACCAATTACTGTGAAAGCTCTGAGATAACACCTGCTGACAAACAATGTCCTTGTCCATGATCACACACCTCCAGCCTGGTGAACAGCCCAGTTTTTCCTCACCAAGCACCATCTATCCACCAtgaggctgcctggggagctgaACTGTTTATACCAAGGGAAGAGACAAGAGCAGGAAGGAGGGTCTGTACCACTGCTCCCCTGGAACTCTGATCTGTACACCAGTGCCTGTAAAACCAACATTTCTGACCCAAAACTCGCTCTGCCTGccccactgctgtgctgcagctcacttTTCACACCtgcctgcaaacagacaccaaacACAATGAGCTAGAAGCAGATTTTTCTACAGGAAAACAACATGTAGTTGTCTCAAGGAGAGATTCAACACTGAAAACTGCAAAAATGAGAAGATttcactgaaaaacagaaatcaagttcaaaaaaaagtaaacactACAGCCACAGGAGAGAAGTGATGCACAAAAGCGAGTACCCAGAAGAAGCCACTCTGCACTGCAAAGTTGCCAGAAGCCAAACTCCATCTCTGGCATTGTTCCTCTCACCAAGTCTTGCTGGTGTTCAATTATCCTCACTACTTCAGGAGCAATACTCAAGTTTTCACTTTGCTGGCACACCATCAGGTTCCAAAACTTCCAAAAGTTCTTTAAATTCAGCATTGCTCCAGTGGGCATCACTTTGCTATTACATCTGAGTGGACACTACCTACCAAGACACATATTTTCTACCAAAGAAACTGGTTTTGAAGATATTTAAGAGATTTGCAAGTGTAAGCAAAATGAAAGTTTATTAGTAACTATTTTAAAAGCTAACTTTTGCACACCTGTACTGAAATGGGTTGTGGATCTATGATTTATGGGCAAGCATGGCCCTAAACTCAATATACAGCCATATTTTTGTGTTGCTAGATAGTGTTATAGCATTAATTTTTCAACTGCCAAATGCATTTGAAAGACCTGTGTAATTctcagcaatgaaaaaaaacccttttcatttaaataaacttGCCCTCTGAGCATCTGTTTTACAACAAATGGGTTAGTATAAAGAAAGCAAGATGGCAAACACAGGACTGACCccgaggggcagagctgcaatgggatgggagggaagagctccagctcccaggagagaTGGGCCCCAAACAACTGGAATCACTGGAAGATGCAAATGTGCAAGAAGTGCACGGGTTTGTATCATGAGGTTACCACTGTCATGACATGGTTCACCCTCAGATCACCCAGTAACTCGCTCTCCTAAGGCAATGTGAATCATCACAAACATTTTCCAGATGAAAAATGAGGCAGAATCATTTCCCCCAGGTCAGAAAGGGAACCTGCTTCAGAGCCAGCTGGTTCCAGAACTCCTGGCTGGACAACTTGCCAATGTCTCAAAACAGCTTCAAATAGAACCTGTTGAAAAAGCTCTTCCATTTTGGTctgaaaatccacatttttagCAGCTTGAAGCCCAAACTGGCATCTAAGCACACATGTGCTTACTTCTGCACAGTGCAGTGTCTACAATGGGGCCTGGTGCCAGAGGATGGGGGATTGTTCCTCTTTCCACACCCAAGTGACCACACGATTCTGTCCCCAGACATTGCCAcccctgctgctggcaaacTGATTTTGGAACTGATCTGTGACATTTAATCCTCACCTCCACGTCCCCCCACTGAGCCAGAGCTTTGCACTGCTCCCCAACATTCACTGGACAACATTCCCCATGTCCCTGCAACCTCCAAACGGGAGAGGGGAGAGGCAATGGAGTGTATggaaagctgcaggagcacagtaAAGAGTGAGGACATCACTGGGCAGGCAACATTCAAATAAAGGCAGAATTAATGATTCTCATTAGATAAACATATCAAGgttaacttttattttaaaaaattgcaagtCTACCAGGAAGTAGGTTTATTTGATGACATTACTCTCCAGAAaccaaagcttctcctctctgGGTAGTTCTAATTCACAAATAATTCAGGGTTTACTTTGATTAAGTAAATTCAACACAAAACCAACTCTGACAAGGATTTTGAGCCTTAAAAACAGTTCAAGAAAAATACTAACCATCCTACCAATGCAAATACTAGTTTTTCCAGCTCTGTTCCTGGTCAGAAAAAGGCACATACTTGCTCTCAGTGAGTTCAAGTCCAACACACAAAGTTCAGGATACACAAGTTCATGTCTGATGTCCCTGAAAGGTGTGAGCTGATCACAGCTCACCTAACACCCACCCACCTCCTACCCAGTCCTTTGTTTCTACAGGCTTTTGTCACCATCCCACCCCCACCCTCACGTCCAGAGCTGATCTGTGCtccacacagccacagcaccctCAACATGGCTAATTCCATCCAGGCAGTGGAGGGAGAGAGACCCTGGTCAGGGAATGGGGAGGTAGgtaagagcagagcagctgcagtgctacAGCAAAAGGAACTCTacacctgcctgctgctgttcctgggagcCAGGCACACCTCCAGGCAGCCAGGAATCTCTCAGGGAATCTGTGTTGCACAGAAGGGCCACATATTGCTCACAAAACCCCTTGGGTCAGTGCTGTCTGAACCAGCAGATCCACTGGAAGCTGCATCTGCTTCACCCAAGGAAGGGATTCCAAGGTTTGGATACAACCACAGCTTGATTTCAGGGGACAGCTGTCACAGGCACTGCCACCTGCTCACAGCACGGTCCTGGAGAAGAACAGCCACCCCTAAAAATATACAGGAACATGCTTTTCCTCTCATATATTAGTTTTTGAATTAGCAGTCACAGAATAACAGAGtagtctgggttggaagggatcttttaaagctcatccagACAAACCCCCTTGCTGTGACCTGGGACCTCTAGACCAGattgttccaagccccatccaatctgacACCTTGGAtgttttcagggatggggcagccacagcttctctaggcaacctgtgccagtgtttcatCACACACATTGTAAAAAACTTCTTAAATCTAATTTGAACTGAGCTctctcagtttaaaaccatcacTCCATATCCTGTGGCAACAAGCCCTCCTAAAAGTTCACCACCATTGTTCTTACAGGCCTTTTCAAGTACTGAAAGGTACTGAAGGGAAACACCAGCTGtccagttttgcttttttatttactACAGGAGGCAAAGGAGGCTCGGCTGCTGCTTCATTAGCATCAATATTCTGTTTTAATGTTCCCacttgataatttttttaaggagtTTGAATAACTCCAACAACGCTCTGCTATTTTGAGTCCGCCCTTTCTGCCTCTTCcccctttcttctttcccttgtagagctgtccccacagccacaggATCTCAATGTCCCACAGGTTCTCCATATCCTAGAGGAGGTCCTCCCTGttcacctgcagctgctcctttttgtgttttggtttgctgttgttttttttttttaaggtattttaaTAATGTTCTATTTTCAGTAGCTTGTTAGCTCTTATTTAA is part of the Haemorhous mexicanus isolate bHaeMex1 chromosome 27, bHaeMex1.pri, whole genome shotgun sequence genome and encodes:
- the TEKT2 gene encoding tektin-2 isoform X1, producing the protein MASLSVKPGQRFTLPDWQNNSRLISANAEQQRFNSHHIRQEGRVLRNDTGNQAKWDEHNSRTHLKDRITTVDKWREALAKCLADIDLEIDALSKVKEAAENAIQAKNLCLDVAIECLTFRESRRDIDVVRDPVEEELHKEVKVIEKTKKDLQQRVDDAFRQLCLLKEARQQLSCDHRHKVEALELDRQCVSFNPTSGNISFKVNPTRIPDGTTALQEWELNSRRNKERAEAELKASVDLRGAITLTIAQTNNELDAQRIATEFALRKRMRDMEAALSELKWQEKNTLEEIAEMEEEIRQLEENIRKRTLDLKVAHTRLETRTYRPHIELCRDQAQFGLTDEVQQLEGIIRALQQKRTESQDALDALYRQLHRIQTDIGYKTNSLQLDNKCMDTRRKLVVPVEKFDPEVDAVSRTRNLPRESQLELA
- the TEKT2 gene encoding tektin-2 isoform X2; the protein is MASLSVKPGQRFTLPDWQNNSRLISANAEQQRFNSHHIRQEGRVLRNDTGNQAKWDEHNSRTHLKDRITTVDKWREALAKCLADIDLEIDALSKVKEAAENAIQAKNLCLDVAIECLTFRESRRDIDVVRDPVEEELHKEVKVIEKTKKDLQQRVDDAFRQLCLLKEARQQLSCDHRHKVEALELDRQCVSFNPTSGNISFKVNPTRIPDGTTALQEWELNSRRNKERAEAELKASVDLRGAITLTIAQTLEEIAEMEEEIRQLEENIRKRTLDLKVAHTRLETRTYRPHIELCRDQAQFGLTDEVQQLEGIIRALQQKRTESQDALDALYRQLHRIQTDIGYKTNSLQLDNKCMDTRRKLVVPVEKFDPEVDAVSRTRNLPRESQLELA